One Thermicanus aegyptius DSM 12793 DNA segment encodes these proteins:
- a CDS encoding ABC transporter substrate-binding protein: MKKLICIAFALVCSIAILTGCFSEPSSNDAASSMPSAASSVSPSENTAGNTLVIAAVKTPPGIDHDFHIALESHEMRANIEETLLRYKLVEANGIRTEDFNTLEGALAESWELSPDKRTITFHLRKGVMSAAGNELTADDVKYTWDRSIALNAIGNFYFGTVLRTGGQAITPDSYKVIDKYTISLTTKEPHPLIERIWVNTDLGILDSKEVKKHATSDDPWATKWLANHSASFGAYKVTEWSPGQQVVLEANEKYYRGVPEIKKVIYKEVPSSANRVALLSNGSVDMAEWLLPRERKQLATTPGVKIESVPGNYILRIQMNPNIAPFDKKEVRQALNYAVNVEDIIKTVYFGEAKPSKSIINSTYPGYTSEYFPYQYNVDKARQLLAQAGYANGLKIKLSYDASDQEYEQIAILIKSQLAKVGVDVELDKVPGANYYERMGKREFAFFFFKDMAIVPDAGYITSLWIKSDSFINYGGYKNPEVDRLITEGMTVTDQAKRLEIYKQVQKLVIDDAPWLFLVEPGFHLPMKDKWKGFAWYTPNTLRYRDLSTN; the protein is encoded by the coding sequence ATGAAAAAGCTGATTTGTATTGCATTTGCTTTGGTATGTTCCATTGCCATATTAACAGGTTGTTTTTCCGAACCGAGTTCGAACGATGCGGCTTCTTCTATGCCATCCGCTGCTTCCTCCGTTTCCCCGTCGGAAAACACGGCTGGGAATACTCTTGTGATTGCGGCCGTGAAGACTCCGCCTGGTATCGATCACGATTTCCACATCGCGCTTGAATCCCACGAGATGCGTGCCAACATCGAAGAGACGCTCCTTCGCTACAAGCTGGTGGAAGCGAACGGGATTCGTACCGAGGACTTCAATACCTTGGAAGGCGCCCTGGCCGAGTCATGGGAGCTCTCGCCGGACAAACGAACCATCACCTTCCATTTGCGCAAGGGTGTGATGAGCGCCGCTGGTAACGAACTCACTGCAGATGATGTCAAATATACATGGGATCGTTCCATCGCGCTGAATGCCATCGGCAACTTCTACTTTGGTACTGTGCTACGGACCGGAGGACAGGCTATCACGCCGGACAGTTATAAGGTGATCGACAAATACACTATCTCGCTAACCACGAAGGAACCTCACCCTCTCATCGAGCGGATCTGGGTTAACACAGACCTGGGAATTTTGGACTCGAAGGAAGTCAAGAAGCATGCAACTTCTGACGATCCATGGGCGACCAAGTGGCTGGCTAACCATTCCGCATCCTTTGGCGCCTATAAGGTCACAGAATGGTCTCCGGGACAGCAAGTCGTGCTGGAGGCGAACGAGAAATACTACCGAGGCGTTCCAGAAATCAAGAAGGTCATCTACAAGGAAGTTCCCTCATCTGCTAACCGGGTGGCCCTTCTGAGCAACGGATCTGTTGACATGGCCGAATGGCTCCTGCCCCGTGAGCGCAAGCAATTGGCAACCACGCCTGGCGTGAAGATCGAGAGTGTTCCCGGCAATTACATCCTGCGCATTCAGATGAACCCGAACATCGCCCCATTCGACAAGAAGGAAGTTCGGCAGGCGCTGAACTATGCGGTCAATGTAGAGGACATCATCAAGACCGTGTACTTCGGCGAAGCAAAGCCATCCAAAAGCATTATTAACTCCACATATCCGGGTTACACGTCGGAGTATTTCCCATACCAGTACAACGTAGACAAGGCGCGTCAGCTCTTGGCTCAGGCCGGATACGCTAATGGTTTGAAAATTAAATTGTCCTACGATGCCAGTGATCAGGAATACGAACAGATCGCAATTCTGATTAAGTCGCAGTTGGCAAAGGTCGGTGTGGATGTTGAGCTCGACAAGGTGCCGGGTGCCAATTATTACGAGCGCATGGGCAAGCGGGAGTTCGCCTTCTTCTTCTTCAAGGACATGGCCATTGTACCGGACGCAGGCTACATCACGTCCTTGTGGATTAAGTCCGACTCATTCATCAACTATGGTGGCTATAAGAATCCCGAAGTTGATCGCCTAATCACAGAGGGCATGACTGTCACCGACCAGGCTAAGCGTCTAGAGATCTATAAACAGGTCCAGAAGCTGGTGATCGATGACGCCCCTTGGCTCTTCCTAGTCGAACCAGGGTTCCACCTCCCAATGAAGGACAAGTGGAAGGGCTTTGCATGGTACACCCCCAATACACTGCGGTATCGTGATCTTTCAACGAACTGA
- a CDS encoding ABC transporter permease encodes MNLPWYILRRLLMLIPQLLGISIVTFILVRMLPGNPATLILGPTATKDAVAALSAKMGLDQPVWIQYVFYLRNLFKGDLGMSWYTTNPVLSDLLSRAPATLELITVAMLLAICIAVPLGVVAARRPGGIVDRFVSCYSLLGGAMADFWFGLLLIFFFFFKLHLAPAPLGRFPPDQLPPMFITGSYLVDSLLTLNWTGLRSAFSQLALPALTLALVNAGIILKHTRSTMGEVLLSKYINYANLMGLRPRQITWAALRNTLAPVVTIIGVLYTYLLGGAVLVESIFSWGGIGQYAVQSVINSDYAAVQGFVLVSASFTLLVNLIVDLLYLAIDPRISY; translated from the coding sequence TTGAATCTTCCATGGTACATCCTACGGCGTTTACTCATGTTGATACCGCAACTCTTGGGGATCTCGATCGTTACCTTTATACTTGTACGAATGCTGCCGGGCAATCCGGCCACTCTGATTCTGGGCCCAACAGCGACGAAGGATGCTGTTGCGGCACTGTCAGCCAAGATGGGGCTCGATCAACCGGTTTGGATACAATATGTCTTTTACCTACGGAATCTGTTTAAAGGCGACCTGGGTATGTCATGGTATACGACCAACCCTGTACTGTCCGACCTCTTGTCCCGGGCGCCGGCCACCTTGGAACTGATCACGGTGGCCATGCTTTTGGCGATATGCATTGCCGTTCCACTAGGTGTAGTTGCAGCCCGGCGCCCCGGTGGCATTGTGGATCGGTTTGTGAGTTGCTACAGCTTACTCGGAGGTGCCATGGCCGACTTTTGGTTTGGCCTCCTGTTAATCTTTTTCTTCTTTTTCAAGCTACATTTGGCGCCGGCACCCCTGGGACGCTTCCCTCCGGATCAGCTTCCGCCGATGTTCATCACGGGATCCTACCTAGTGGACAGCCTGCTGACACTAAATTGGACCGGATTGCGGTCGGCTTTTTCGCAACTGGCCTTACCCGCATTGACTCTTGCCCTGGTGAACGCAGGGATTATCTTGAAGCACACACGTTCCACGATGGGAGAGGTACTACTTAGCAAATACATTAATTATGCCAACCTGATGGGGCTCCGGCCGCGGCAAATTACCTGGGCTGCCCTGCGCAATACCCTTGCGCCCGTAGTGACCATCATCGGCGTTCTTTATACCTACCTACTCGGTGGGGCGGTTCTGGTGGAATCGATTTTCTCTTGGGGCGGCATCGGCCAATATGCCGTGCAGTCCGTGATCAATTCTGATTACGCCGCAGTCCAGGGATTTGTCCTAGTGTCGGCAAGTTTCACGCTATTGGTCAATTTGATTGTAGACCTGCTGTACCTAGCGATAGATCCTCGCATTTCGTATTAA
- a CDS encoding ABC transporter permease → MEELLMNSRLRDAARYFLFFLRGHPVAMLGFGLLSLQILVIVLAPLIATHPPELAISEDFLQPPNQVHWLGTDNSGMDIYSRVIYGARTDLTVAVTGVLLAMLIGCPLGAIVGYYRGWIVEAIMRLMDFLQSFPIFILAMALVSVTAQQMSNVIYVISFLNIPIFVRLMRAEILSLRESEFVEAAQCVGNSDARIIFKHLLPNAMGSAFAQASISIGWAILITAGLSFIGAGLKIPAAEWGLMISIGSQNMVTGQWWPSFFPGMAIMISVLSFALVGDALQKIYDPTKRR, encoded by the coding sequence GTGGAGGAGTTGCTGATGAATTCACGGTTGCGCGATGCAGCCCGATATTTTCTGTTTTTCCTACGTGGTCATCCAGTTGCCATGTTGGGTTTCGGTTTACTGTCTCTGCAGATACTCGTGATTGTGCTAGCGCCGCTCATTGCAACCCACCCGCCGGAACTGGCGATCTCAGAGGATTTCCTCCAGCCGCCGAATCAGGTGCACTGGCTAGGCACGGATAACTCTGGTATGGATATTTACTCCCGGGTGATTTACGGTGCACGCACTGACCTAACCGTGGCAGTGACTGGTGTTCTGCTGGCCATGCTTATCGGTTGTCCTTTAGGGGCCATAGTGGGTTATTACCGAGGGTGGATCGTCGAGGCCATCATGCGATTGATGGACTTCCTTCAGTCCTTTCCGATCTTCATCTTGGCCATGGCACTGGTATCCGTAACGGCTCAGCAGATGAGCAATGTGATCTACGTAATATCATTCTTAAATATACCAATCTTTGTCCGGCTGATGCGAGCAGAGATTCTTTCGCTGCGAGAGAGCGAGTTTGTTGAAGCTGCCCAGTGCGTGGGAAACTCTGACGCCCGCATTATATTCAAGCACCTACTGCCCAATGCGATGGGCTCTGCGTTTGCGCAGGCTTCCATCAGTATCGGATGGGCTATCCTCATTACTGCCGGCCTCAGCTTTATCGGCGCTGGTCTAAAAATTCCCGCTGCGGAATGGGGGCTGATGATCAGTATCGGTTCGCAGAACATGGTGACCGGACAGTGGTGGCCTTCTTTCTTCCCCGGCATGGCAATAATGATTTCTGTATTGAGCTTTGCATTGGTGGGTGACGCATTGCAAAAGATTTACGATCCTACGAAGAGGAGGTAG
- a CDS encoding ABC transporter ATP-binding protein — protein MGALLQVENLHIHFLTHRGVVKALNGFDLTIEESQIVGLVGESGSGKSVAARSILGAVASPGRVVRGRVQFNGVDLLALREKEMRKIRGREISLIVNNPKNHLNPSMTVGEQIMNVYRAHTGASVAETRRQMIQMLKSVGISDPERRASSYPHQLSGGMAQRVLIAMALINSPRLLITDDATTGLDVTIQAQVLDLICEMSRNTGAAILIITHDLGIIAQYCQYVGIMYAGRIVEFGPVTDVFAYPRHPYTETLFESLQVSQESGDTRRSQVELDKVNLPSGCVFRTRCKYAQPSCAEEPAIDYAGAGHWVRCCFPLGGTHHDH, from the coding sequence GTGGGCGCATTACTTCAGGTGGAGAATCTCCATATACACTTTCTCACACATCGCGGCGTCGTCAAGGCGCTGAATGGATTTGACCTAACTATAGAAGAAAGCCAGATTGTCGGGTTGGTGGGCGAATCGGGTTCCGGCAAGTCCGTAGCCGCTAGGTCAATCCTGGGTGCAGTCGCATCCCCGGGACGTGTGGTAAGGGGGCGGGTTCAGTTCAACGGGGTTGACCTTCTCGCACTGAGGGAGAAGGAAATGCGGAAGATTCGTGGACGAGAGATATCGCTGATCGTCAACAACCCGAAGAATCATCTTAACCCGTCGATGACAGTGGGAGAGCAAATCATGAACGTCTACCGCGCTCATACCGGGGCATCTGTCGCCGAAACGCGGCGTCAAATGATTCAGATGCTGAAGTCGGTTGGCATTTCGGACCCCGAACGTCGAGCCAGTTCTTATCCACACCAGTTGAGTGGCGGCATGGCACAGCGAGTATTAATTGCCATGGCTTTAATCAATTCCCCTAGGCTTTTGATTACAGATGACGCCACCACCGGCCTTGATGTCACGATTCAGGCCCAGGTGCTGGATCTGATCTGTGAAATGTCCCGAAATACCGGAGCGGCCATTTTGATAATCACACATGATCTGGGGATCATTGCTCAGTATTGTCAATATGTCGGTATAATGTATGCCGGACGTATCGTTGAGTTTGGTCCGGTGACTGATGTGTTTGCCTACCCGCGTCATCCCTATACCGAAACTCTTTTCGAATCCTTGCAGGTGAGCCAAGAGTCCGGCGACACGCGTAGGAGCCAGGTGGAGCTCGACAAGGTAAACCTTCCTTCAGGATGTGTATTCCGCACTCGCTGCAAATACGCGCAACCGTCTTGCGCGGAGGAGCCTGCGATTGATTACGCTGGTGCCGGACACTGGGTTCGCTGCTGTTTCCCCCTAGGAGGTACTCACCATGACCATTGA
- a CDS encoding ABC transporter ATP-binding protein produces the protein MTIEVRDLCKVFPVKGSRDGLVAVDGVSFRIDFGETLGLVGESGSGKTTVGRCILRLLEPTSGQILFDGRDITRLKQHELRHLRSQMQMVFQDPFRSLNPRMSIGASIAEPMLLQGMGKEQSWKRAAELIQKVGLKAEDLDLFPYQLGGGELQRVGIARAIATNPKFIVLDEPTSLLDLTVRTDILQLLVSLQREMGLAYLLITHDLSTVRDICHRVAVMYLGQIVEMGDVQQVFGNPCHPYSRALLSSVLVPDPRVRRSGYTLKGEIPSPLHVPHGCYLHTRCPEATDRCCSTRQQLLPADGKRLVRCWQVTAPADEETLANNQEGGLFVETS, from the coding sequence ATGACCATTGAAGTACGTGACCTGTGCAAGGTTTTCCCCGTCAAGGGGAGTCGGGACGGGCTCGTCGCCGTTGACGGCGTATCGTTTCGCATCGACTTTGGCGAGACCTTGGGCCTTGTGGGCGAAAGCGGTTCGGGGAAGACCACGGTGGGCCGCTGTATTCTGCGCCTTCTTGAGCCCACTTCTGGACAGATTCTCTTCGACGGCAGGGACATCACCCGGCTAAAGCAGCATGAACTGCGTCATTTGCGCAGCCAGATGCAGATGGTGTTCCAGGATCCGTTCCGCTCGCTCAACCCACGCATGTCCATAGGGGCTTCGATCGCCGAACCCATGTTGCTACAGGGAATGGGAAAAGAACAGAGTTGGAAGCGTGCCGCGGAACTGATTCAAAAGGTAGGCCTAAAGGCAGAGGATCTGGATCTGTTTCCCTACCAGTTGGGGGGTGGAGAACTGCAACGAGTGGGAATTGCGCGGGCTATTGCGACAAATCCCAAATTTATCGTGTTAGATGAGCCTACGTCCTTGCTCGACCTGACGGTCCGGACCGACATTCTCCAATTGCTGGTTAGTCTTCAACGCGAGATGGGGCTTGCTTACCTTTTGATCACACATGACCTCAGTACGGTGCGTGACATTTGCCACCGTGTCGCCGTAATGTATTTAGGACAAATTGTGGAGATGGGCGACGTTCAGCAGGTTTTTGGGAATCCATGCCATCCTTATTCCCGGGCTTTGCTCTCTTCGGTGCTTGTCCCTGACCCTAGGGTCCGCCGAAGCGGGTATACCCTCAAGGGGGAAATTCCAAGTCCACTCCATGTACCGCATGGCTGTTACTTGCATACCCGTTGCCCAGAGGCAACGGACCGATGTTGCTCGACACGCCAGCAGCTTTTGCCTGCAGACGGCAAACGATTGGTGCGCTGTTGGCAAGTGACCGCTCCAGCTGACGAGGAAACGTTGGCGAATAATCAGGAAGGGGGTCTTTTTGTTGAAACTAGCTGA
- a CDS encoding SDR family NAD(P)-dependent oxidoreductase, whose translation MKLADKVAIVTGAASGMGKSIALAFVREGAKVVGVDCVADRLAQVEKEGEGKIATWVTDLSDATQVEAMVAGVMERFGRVDILVNVAGIATQSPLAQMPVSMWDEMMSVNLRSVFLCTRFVLPHMLQNKFGRIINVSSQLGYKGAPELTHYCAAKGGVIAFTKALAREVAPHILVNGIAPGPVETQLLAGLSDEWRAMKAAELPLGRFGRVDEIVPTAVFLASEDSTYYTGQILGPNGGDVML comes from the coding sequence TTGAAACTAGCTGATAAGGTAGCGATAGTAACCGGTGCGGCCAGTGGCATGGGTAAGAGCATTGCTCTGGCTTTTGTCCGGGAGGGAGCTAAAGTGGTAGGGGTGGACTGTGTTGCTGACCGCCTGGCGCAAGTGGAAAAGGAAGGCGAGGGGAAGATCGCCACGTGGGTAACGGATCTCTCTGATGCTACTCAGGTCGAGGCGATGGTAGCCGGGGTCATGGAACGGTTTGGCAGGGTTGATATCCTTGTGAATGTCGCAGGCATCGCCACTCAGTCTCCCCTAGCGCAGATGCCCGTGAGCATGTGGGATGAAATGATGTCTGTAAACCTTCGCAGTGTTTTCCTTTGCACGCGGTTTGTATTACCCCATATGCTACAAAACAAATTCGGGCGAATTATCAATGTGTCTTCCCAACTAGGATACAAGGGTGCTCCCGAGTTAACCCATTACTGTGCGGCCAAGGGCGGTGTCATCGCTTTTACCAAGGCCTTGGCCCGTGAGGTTGCTCCCCACATTCTGGTGAATGGCATCGCCCCCGGGCCTGTTGAAACGCAGTTATTGGCAGGACTCTCGGACGAGTGGAGAGCCATGAAAGCTGCGGAGCTTCCTCTGGGTCGTTTCGGCCGGGTTGATGAGATCGTACCCACCGCAGTCTTTCTGGCCAGCGAAGATTCCACCTACTATACGGGGCAGATCTTGGGCCCCAACGGCGGCGATGTCATGCTTTGA
- the hydA gene encoding dihydropyrimidinase: MAKKWIRNGVVVTSSDSFRADLQIEEGKIAAIGKMPENTNDEVIDASGLYIFPGAVDEHTHMSMPSNGTETMPWETETIAAVVGGTTTIVDFAMQAKGSSLTDTIRKWQVRAKGNTAVDYSLHVAITDLTDEILEEIPTAVRLGVSTFKLFMAYKGELMVDDSTMFRTFQKAKEVGALVMVHAENGDVISHLQQQLLAEGKTEPRYHSVSRPIEIETEATHRAIKLAKAAGAPIFIVHVSGGESAEEIRRARASGQAVFAETCPQYLLLDETFLGLPDFEGAKYVCSPPLRAKGNQEQLWNALADGTLQTIGTDHCSFNFKNQKQMGRNDFSKIPNGVNGIENWISLLYTYGVKAGKFSLNRFVELVSTNPAKFMGLYPKKGTIAVGSDADLVLFDPKEKQTITAVNQLQGSDYNLYEGFEVQGIARHVLLRGEVIVKNGKYVGNLSQGQYIHAQPFAAAYTLNAAKGAITAEDKQIETGTAL; the protein is encoded by the coding sequence ATGGCCAAAAAATGGATCAGAAACGGTGTTGTTGTCACGTCCTCGGATTCATTTAGGGCGGACCTGCAGATCGAAGAAGGAAAAATTGCCGCAATCGGAAAAATGCCGGAAAATACAAATGATGAAGTGATTGACGCGTCAGGACTCTATATTTTTCCGGGGGCTGTTGACGAGCATACACATATGTCCATGCCTTCCAATGGGACCGAGACAATGCCTTGGGAGACCGAGACGATTGCCGCGGTGGTGGGCGGAACAACAACCATCGTGGATTTTGCGATGCAGGCAAAAGGAAGCTCGCTCACGGATACGATCCGTAAGTGGCAGGTGAGAGCTAAAGGAAACACTGCGGTCGATTACAGCCTTCATGTTGCCATTACCGATTTGACGGATGAAATCTTGGAAGAGATACCCACCGCGGTCCGGCTCGGTGTATCTACCTTCAAGTTGTTTATGGCCTATAAAGGGGAATTAATGGTCGATGACAGCACGATGTTCCGGACATTTCAGAAGGCGAAGGAAGTGGGGGCGCTTGTCATGGTGCACGCCGAAAACGGCGATGTCATCTCACATCTTCAGCAGCAACTACTGGCTGAAGGAAAAACGGAACCTCGCTATCACTCGGTAAGCAGGCCGATCGAAATCGAAACGGAGGCGACCCACCGGGCAATCAAACTCGCTAAAGCGGCCGGTGCTCCTATTTTTATAGTACATGTATCGGGAGGAGAATCCGCCGAGGAGATTCGCAGAGCGCGTGCTTCCGGTCAAGCGGTATTTGCAGAAACTTGTCCCCAATACCTCTTGTTGGATGAAACGTTTTTGGGACTACCGGATTTTGAAGGCGCCAAATATGTTTGTTCTCCGCCTCTTAGGGCAAAAGGCAACCAAGAGCAGCTATGGAACGCATTGGCGGACGGCACGCTGCAGACGATCGGCACGGACCACTGCTCGTTTAATTTCAAAAACCAAAAACAGATGGGGCGCAACGATTTTTCGAAAATTCCTAACGGAGTCAACGGTATCGAGAATTGGATATCACTACTGTATACTTACGGGGTAAAGGCGGGGAAATTTTCTCTTAATCGATTCGTTGAACTCGTCTCGACCAATCCTGCCAAATTTATGGGTTTATATCCCAAGAAGGGTACGATAGCAGTAGGGAGCGATGCCGACCTTGTTTTATTTGATCCGAAGGAGAAACAAACTATTACAGCCGTCAATCAATTGCAAGGTAGTGACTACAATTTGTACGAAGGATTTGAGGTGCAGGGCATAGCACGCCATGTGTTGCTCCGTGGAGAAGTCATTGTGAAGAATGGAAAATACGTCGGAAATCTGTCGCAAGGACAATATATCCATGCCCAACCTTTCGCTGCCGCCTATACACTGAATGCTGCAAAGGGGGCAATAACTGCTGAAGATAAACAAATCGAGACTGGAACTGCACTTTGA
- a CDS encoding MurR/RpiR family transcriptional regulator, giving the protein MQMLALSADQLKEILNRVIRSDNSTPNNRRIAEYLLVHYRSVAFMTASEIAEKVGVSQPAITRFVTNVLGFQGFSHFLKIIQDIIRNEVTGVERYHISSSKNKSNIEIVISQEIENLNKLVEYTSEEKLIHTATQIANKKTIFIIGFRTGAPLANYFYFFLRKIHPDVRVCTSGGSEVYDMMHKMDRETTLFIPFIFPRYPREMIEVIQYLKKEKFHFLTVTDSYTLQVEGICECEIVTPIIITTLFDSYTTSFCVLNILLDMIGRIDLARTKDMLGGIEEMYQRNRVFYKKT; this is encoded by the coding sequence ATGCAAATGCTTGCTCTATCTGCAGATCAATTAAAAGAAATACTCAATAGAGTGATCCGCTCCGATAACTCTACACCGAACAATCGCAGAATTGCAGAGTACCTTCTTGTTCATTACAGATCAGTTGCTTTTATGACAGCCTCCGAAATTGCAGAAAAAGTAGGCGTTAGTCAACCGGCAATAACCCGATTTGTTACGAATGTGTTAGGTTTTCAAGGATTTTCCCATTTTTTAAAAATTATTCAAGATATTATCAGAAATGAAGTAACGGGAGTCGAGCGTTATCATATTTCTTCCAGTAAAAACAAGTCAAATATAGAGATTGTGATTAGTCAAGAAATTGAGAATTTGAATAAATTGGTGGAGTACACTTCTGAAGAAAAATTGATTCATACTGCGACTCAAATCGCTAATAAGAAAACGATTTTTATTATCGGATTTCGTACGGGTGCCCCATTGGCAAATTATTTTTACTTTTTTTTGAGGAAAATTCACCCCGATGTTCGAGTTTGTACGAGTGGGGGCAGCGAAGTTTATGACATGATGCATAAAATGGATCGTGAAACGACATTATTTATTCCCTTTATATTCCCGAGATACCCGCGTGAAATGATAGAGGTCATCCAGTATCTCAAAAAGGAAAAATTCCATTTTCTTACGGTTACGGACAGTTATACGTTGCAAGTGGAGGGGATATGCGAGTGTGAAATTGTTACTCCTATTATCATAACTACTTTATTCGACTCATATACAACAAGTTTTTGTGTGCTTAATATCCTTTTGGATATGATCGGTCGGATCGATCTCGCTCGGACAAAGGACATGTTGGGTGGCATTGAGGAAATGTATCAAAGAAATCGCGTATTTTACAAAAAAACATAA